CACTTCGAACGGCACTTTCTTGCCGTCGATGTCTAAATAGAGCGTCTCGCCCTTCTTGAAGCGCTCCGCCGGAAAATCGGTCGCGGCGAGCAACTTCAATTCTCCTTTTAAGCCATGGGTGTTGGCGATCTTACCTACGTATAACCATTCCATTGTTATGCCTCCTCACAAAAATGGGCCGACCTCATAAAAGGTCGGCCACATCCTTACTTCGCGTTTTTCGCGTTGTGGAATTTCTCCATGATCCCTGCTTTAGAGAACAAGTTACGTACTGTGTCAGATGGCTTCGCGCCGTCTGACAACCATTTGAGAGCGAGTTCTTCGTTGATGCGAACTTCTGCTTCTGGTTTTGCAACCGGGTTGTAGTGACCGAGTTGCTCGATGAAGCGGCCATCACGTGGTGAACGTGAATCAGC
This sequence is a window from Exiguobacterium mexicanum. Protein-coding genes within it:
- the rpsP gene encoding 30S ribosomal protein S16, which codes for MAVKIRLKRMGANKSPFYRIVVADSRSPRDGRFIEQLGHYNPVAKPEAEVRINEELALKWLSDGAKPSDTVRNLFSKAGIMEKFHNAKNAK